Proteins from one Streptococcus mitis B6 genomic window:
- a CDS encoding DNA cytosine methyltransferase: MKKYNIVDLFSGAGGLSYGFEMAGFNVLLGIDNDEKALETFQKNHQNSEILCGDIANISYEEDIKPIIGEQKIDIIVGGPPCQGMSLSGPRKFDDPRNKLYLSYIRLVREIQPTAFVIENVIGIVSLFKGQIKDTIIEEFSKMGYKVQFKVLLASDYGVPQNRKRVIFVGTRNDEFEYPEALGTIITTEMAISDLPTLENELGEIEMSYVSEPQNDYQKLMRKRSNVVLNHVAAKHSEKVISTIALVPDGGNYKNLPEELRETRKFNVAWTRFASWKPAPTIDTGHRHHFHYKYNRVPTVRESARLQSFPDDFIFYGSKTQQFRQVGNAVPPLMAQQIANNLLKYLKNNEE; encoded by the coding sequence TTGAAAAAATATAACATTGTAGATTTATTTTCAGGAGCAGGTGGTCTATCTTATGGATTCGAGATGGCTGGATTTAATGTTCTATTAGGAATTGATAATGACGAAAAAGCCTTAGAAACCTTTCAAAAAAATCATCAGAATTCAGAAATATTATGTGGAGATATTGCGAATATATCTTATGAGGAAGATATAAAACCAATAATTGGAGAACAAAAAATTGACATAATTGTAGGTGGTCCCCCTTGTCAGGGGATGTCGCTTTCTGGACCTAGAAAATTTGATGATCCAAGGAACAAACTTTATTTGTCTTATATTCGATTGGTTCGAGAAATACAGCCAACTGCTTTTGTCATTGAAAATGTGATTGGGATTGTTAGTTTGTTTAAAGGGCAAATAAAAGATACTATCATAGAAGAATTTTCGAAAATGGGTTATAAGGTTCAGTTTAAAGTGTTGCTGGCCTCTGACTATGGAGTTCCTCAAAATAGAAAACGTGTTATTTTTGTGGGGACGAGGAATGATGAATTTGAATATCCTGAAGCATTGGGAACAATCATTACAACAGAGATGGCAATTTCTGATTTACCAACATTAGAAAATGAACTTGGCGAGATAGAAATGTCTTATGTTTCAGAACCACAAAATGACTATCAAAAACTAATGCGAAAACGTTCAAACGTGGTTTTGAACCACGTTGCAGCCAAGCATTCAGAAAAAGTGATAAGTACAATTGCCCTTGTCCCTGACGGTGGAAATTATAAAAATCTCCCAGAGGAATTACGAGAAACAAGAAAATTTAATGTCGCTTGGACACGATTTGCTAGTTGGAAGCCAGCTCCTACGATTGATACGGGGCATAGACATCATTTCCACTATAAGTATAATCGTGTGCCAACAGTGAGGGAATCTGCTCGTCTACAATCTTTTCCAGATGATTTTATCTTTTACGGAAGTAAAACACAGCAATTTAGACAAGTTGGTAATGCTGTTCCTCCTTTAATGGCTCAGCAGATTGCAAACAATTTACTGAAATATTTAAAAAATAACGAAGAATAA
- a CDS encoding protein NO VEIN domain-containing protein, with the protein MYQVPEKYYFRLHHPRPRFKNDVENVLVYMATNISYLGILPKKEFSQQLNDIIKQYAGNADKTEKTINNWRTEISSLFGMMIEKEGFVYSGNRAKELTEDQDLIRFFKTFLYNFEYPGGHLKDNEIVKLCQIGVQFKPAQYLLELFTEASQAEEKTIYLTDEEVAHCIFNDLRCTRDREPVLEIWNRIKENRASKVAYDTKGDVIRYAKDILDYMVIASLLTVQGGRYKINSMEEQAINDFLQSDATFDGYAQFIGNASTTIEDVRNFRSAWFEYVNRDLGDIDFRTNFNLYLPSDIDFTEEKTDIIGHLTEHIEYSEKISTAVVGSSGEAIVINHEKQKLREHGQEQLLHLVNFIPTQFGVGYDVQSFECDDSELRKYIEVKTTVSNASITFNSFHITPNEWRTAKSVRDRYYIYRLQISKHSKKLFIIKNLYELVKNEKMLLIERKDGYDVRFSSSVGFEENLI; encoded by the coding sequence ATGTATCAAGTTCCAGAGAAATATTATTTTAGACTACATCACCCAAGACCTCGTTTTAAAAATGATGTCGAAAATGTACTTGTTTATATGGCAACGAATATTTCTTATTTGGGAATATTGCCTAAAAAGGAATTTAGTCAGCAACTAAATGACATTATCAAACAATATGCAGGAAATGCAGATAAAACAGAGAAAACAATCAATAACTGGCGAACAGAGATTTCTTCTTTGTTTGGAATGATGATTGAGAAAGAGGGCTTTGTCTATTCAGGAAATAGGGCTAAGGAATTGACTGAAGACCAAGACCTTATTCGCTTTTTTAAAACCTTTTTGTATAATTTTGAATATCCTGGTGGGCATCTAAAAGATAACGAGATTGTTAAACTTTGTCAAATCGGAGTTCAGTTTAAGCCAGCTCAGTATCTACTGGAACTATTTACAGAAGCCTCACAAGCTGAAGAAAAAACTATTTACCTCACCGATGAAGAAGTCGCCCATTGTATCTTTAATGATTTGAGATGTACTCGTGATAGAGAGCCTGTTTTGGAAATATGGAATCGTATCAAAGAGAATAGAGCGTCTAAAGTAGCTTACGATACTAAAGGAGATGTTATTCGATATGCCAAAGATATTTTAGATTACATGGTTATAGCGAGTTTACTAACTGTTCAAGGTGGTAGGTATAAAATAAATTCTATGGAAGAGCAAGCAATAAATGACTTTTTGCAATCAGATGCTACCTTTGATGGCTATGCTCAATTTATTGGAAATGCTTCTACAACAATTGAAGATGTTCGAAATTTTAGAAGTGCTTGGTTCGAATATGTTAATCGTGATTTAGGAGATATTGATTTTAGGACAAACTTTAATCTCTACCTTCCAAGTGATATTGATTTTACTGAAGAGAAAACAGATATTATCGGACATCTAACTGAACACATCGAATACAGCGAGAAAATCTCTACCGCTGTTGTAGGGAGTTCGGGAGAAGCTATTGTTATCAATCATGAAAAACAAAAATTACGAGAACATGGGCAAGAACAGTTGCTCCATCTGGTGAATTTTATTCCAACACAGTTTGGTGTCGGCTACGATGTTCAATCTTTTGAGTGTGATGATTCTGAGCTGAGAAAGTATATTGAAGTCAAAACAACTGTCAGCAATGCTTCTATTACTTTTAATTCGTTTCATATCACACCGAACGAATGGCGAACTGCTAAATCTGTGCGTGATAGATACTATATTTATCGTTTGCAGATTTCTAAACATAGCAAAAAATTGTTTATTATCAAGAATTTGTATGAGTTAGTCAAAAATGAGAAGATGCTTCTGATTGAGAGAAAAGATGGATATGATGTCCGTTTTTCATCGTCAGTTGGCTTTGAGGAGAATTTAATTTGA
- the dcm gene encoding DNA (cytosine-5-)-methyltransferase: MKKLKIASLFSGGGGTDIGFAGGFDFLGKHYADNQIEIVYANDIEDSANKMFEKNFGVTPDNRNIREIKSDEIPSFDILTGGFPCQSFSVSAQNPKRLGIKDEKGTLFFEMVRVLKAHQPKAFFAENVKGILSANNKEAFPLIIEEFEKAGYNVSYKLCVATKYGVPQKRERVFIVGIRKDLNFTFEFPEEPIQNVEDYTPLKVILQQDIDEKYYFSERAVQGMLNSKSGKKMNKGRAQDIEQPSNTVSSHLAKVSLNSTDPVLLENGRYRRYTPREVARIQSFPENYELLGSEGAQYRMLGNAIPPVMMWYIAEKLVSDLRNSDVIAKQQKLEESFGQLDLFEAS; this comes from the coding sequence TTGAAGAAACTAAAAATTGCCTCTCTTTTTAGTGGAGGAGGTGGAACGGATATTGGTTTTGCTGGTGGATTTGATTTTTTAGGTAAACATTATGCCGATAATCAAATTGAGATTGTCTATGCAAATGATATTGAAGACAGTGCCAATAAAATGTTTGAAAAGAATTTTGGTGTTACTCCAGACAATCGAAATATCCGAGAAATAAAATCAGATGAAATCCCATCTTTCGATATTTTAACGGGAGGTTTTCCTTGTCAATCATTTTCTGTTAGTGCTCAAAATCCGAAACGCTTAGGAATAAAAGACGAAAAAGGGACATTGTTTTTTGAGATGGTGCGAGTGTTAAAAGCTCATCAACCAAAAGCATTTTTTGCCGAAAATGTTAAGGGAATTTTGTCTGCAAACAATAAAGAAGCCTTTCCTCTAATTATTGAAGAGTTCGAAAAAGCTGGTTATAATGTTTCTTATAAACTTTGCGTAGCCACCAAATACGGCGTTCCGCAAAAGAGAGAGCGAGTGTTTATTGTTGGTATTCGAAAGGATTTGAATTTTACTTTTGAATTTCCTGAAGAGCCTATTCAAAATGTAGAAGATTATACACCACTAAAAGTAATTCTTCAGCAAGATATTGATGAAAAGTATTATTTTAGCGAGAGGGCTGTGCAAGGAATGCTAAATAGTAAATCTGGCAAAAAAATGAATAAAGGACGAGCACAAGACATTGAACAGCCTAGTAATACGGTTAGTTCTCATTTAGCAAAAGTATCCTTAAATAGCACTGACCCTGTTTTGTTAGAAAATGGACGTTACCGTCGCTATACTCCAAGAGAGGTTGCACGTATTCAGTCGTTTCCAGAAAACTATGAATTGCTTGGTTCAGAAGGTGCTCAATATAGAATGCTGGGGAATGCTATTCCACCAGTAATGATGTGGTATATTGCTGAAAAGTTAGTGTCAGATTTACGAAATAGTGATGTAATTGCAAAGCAACAGAAACTCGAAGAAAGTTTTGGTCAACTGGATTTGTTTGAAGCGAGTTGA
- a CDS encoding abortive infection family protein: protein MELNFQDKSFIKVFFNSDGYVLNFSNSTFANFTFNSVGVNIQEKYGGSKGKALQAFVDNEPDELVLKLALDLLRYYEDLPDSYYEKTEERNSQALKLKERLSKYEVSQMAYLNNVAESLSDYFDSDYIDKQMGIMNEMISRSPADAIGKAKELLESCFKHILDHEKIEYSNSNDIATLQKKVFKFLNLDSNENISAKNNQDVKLVLSGLNQIIKGINSLRNDKGDGHGKGANFIELPPRYASVVVGSALTVVSFVWETYQDKQK from the coding sequence ATGGAATTAAATTTTCAAGATAAGAGTTTTATAAAAGTATTTTTTAATAGTGACGGTTATGTATTAAATTTTTCTAACTCTACTTTTGCTAATTTTACTTTTAATTCAGTAGGAGTAAATATTCAAGAGAAATATGGTGGTTCAAAAGGGAAAGCTTTACAGGCTTTTGTAGATAACGAACCAGATGAACTGGTTTTAAAATTAGCTTTAGATTTACTTAGATATTATGAAGACCTTCCTGACTCATATTACGAGAAAACTGAAGAGAGGAACTCTCAGGCATTGAAATTGAAAGAGAGACTTTCGAAGTATGAAGTCTCACAAATGGCCTACTTAAATAATGTTGCTGAATCTTTATCTGACTATTTTGATAGCGACTATATAGATAAGCAAATGGGGATTATGAATGAAATGATTTCTCGCTCTCCAGCGGACGCTATTGGAAAAGCTAAGGAATTGTTGGAATCATGTTTTAAACATATTTTAGACCATGAAAAAATTGAGTATTCTAATTCTAATGATATTGCAACTTTGCAAAAGAAAGTCTTTAAATTTTTAAACTTGGATTCTAATGAAAATATTTCAGCAAAAAATAATCAAGATGTAAAGCTAGTTCTAAGTGGTTTGAATCAAATTATCAAGGGTATTAACAGTCTTAGAAATGATAAAGGTGATGGTCATGGTAAGGGAGCTAACTTTATAGAATTGCCACCAAGGTATGCTTCAGTTGTTGTAGGATCTGCATTAACGGTAGTGTCATTTGTTTGGGAAACATACCAAGATAAGCAAAAATAG
- a CDS encoding SLATT domain-containing protein — translation MFGKHTKISKNSKEEFNVEKSRKIHFQLKKFIVNVGWTHKIHAVRIDELESYIRWFRIATIIISGVVSSGLVGILWFDEYWIKLVTAFLSLVTTIIFSITKEFNFEERLALERKSVDELWNLKVLAEILLSEVVYNGKPSSEIQESFEELKFRRDATYSQLSNASPKNVSKASKLIKSRKDNDYEEDYRYFIPKELMEIKEEE, via the coding sequence TTGTTTGGGAAACATACCAAGATAAGCAAAAATAGTAAGGAGGAGTTTAATGTCGAAAAATCAAGAAAAATACACTTTCAACTTAAAAAATTTATAGTAAATGTAGGTTGGACTCATAAAATTCATGCGGTTAGAATTGACGAGTTAGAAAGCTATATTCGATGGTTTAGAATAGCAACAATAATCATTTCTGGAGTTGTCTCTTCTGGCTTAGTTGGAATACTTTGGTTTGATGAATATTGGATAAAGCTTGTTACAGCATTTTTATCATTAGTCACTACAATAATTTTTAGCATCACCAAGGAGTTTAACTTTGAGGAACGACTAGCTTTGGAGAGGAAATCTGTTGATGAGCTTTGGAATCTTAAAGTGTTAGCTGAAATTCTTTTATCTGAGGTGGTTTACAATGGAAAACCATCAAGTGAAATCCAAGAATCTTTCGAAGAATTAAAATTTCGAAGAGATGCTACTTATAGTCAACTTTCTAATGCTTCTCCCAAAAATGTATCCAAGGCTTCAAAACTAATAAAATCGAGAAAAGATAATGATTATGAGGAAGATTATAGATACTTTATTCCAAAAGAATTGATGGAAATTAAGGAGGAAGAGTAA
- a CDS encoding SMODS domain-containing nucleotidyltransferase, which yields MSLSNDFKEFCEDELPMTDEEWEKWKNRLKEITKRLNRKYYSLYDLADEEIDNGLIVGSVGRTTAVRNVSDFDYIFSLPSEVYRRFDSYEGNGQSALLQEIKNELLKRYPDTNIKGDGQVVVIDFRDDGKIELVPAFEQSDGNFKYPDSRNGGSWKTTKPKPEIEKSKSLNSNFNNHFSNLTRFIRQWKNHMGFSFKGLLIDTLISDLIDDKGISEIYYSDYNILLKDIFEYFSNQDKNREYWYALGSNQKIYNNDGAKFVNKAKQALKKIEDASEEKLTEVYRQLFGRKFAQSTSTTNRASNEEFIDELFNVNIEYNIVLECEITQDGFRKALLSDFLKSRFKIKNRKSLDFEIIKSDIPDDLLSDVKYYWKVRNIGAEAIRRNCERGAIFSGKIKHHEDSQFKGDHYVECYAVLDNTVIARDRITVPIDPLRGRDFIE from the coding sequence ATGTCTTTATCTAATGATTTTAAAGAATTTTGCGAAGACGAACTCCCCATGACGGACGAGGAATGGGAAAAATGGAAGAATAGATTAAAAGAGATTACGAAACGACTTAATCGAAAATACTATTCCTTATATGATCTTGCAGATGAAGAAATTGACAATGGTTTGATTGTTGGTAGTGTGGGTAGAACGACGGCTGTTCGAAATGTTAGTGATTTTGATTATATTTTTTCACTACCCTCAGAAGTGTATAGACGATTTGATTCTTATGAGGGTAATGGTCAATCAGCACTTCTACAGGAAATAAAAAACGAATTACTAAAAAGATATCCTGATACTAATATAAAAGGAGATGGGCAAGTTGTTGTCATTGATTTTCGTGACGATGGGAAAATTGAGTTAGTTCCAGCTTTCGAACAATCTGACGGTAATTTTAAATATCCTGATTCCCGTAACGGAGGCTCTTGGAAGACTACTAAACCAAAGCCTGAAATTGAAAAATCTAAATCTTTAAATTCGAATTTTAATAATCATTTTTCTAATTTAACAAGGTTCATACGACAATGGAAAAATCATATGGGCTTTTCATTTAAGGGGTTGTTGATAGATACTTTGATATCTGATTTAATTGATGATAAAGGTATTTCTGAAATATATTACTCTGATTATAATATTCTCTTGAAAGATATTTTTGAATACTTTTCAAACCAAGATAAAAATAGAGAGTATTGGTATGCTTTAGGTAGTAATCAAAAGATTTATAATAATGATGGAGCAAAATTTGTCAATAAAGCTAAGCAAGCTCTAAAGAAAATAGAAGACGCTTCAGAAGAGAAACTTACTGAAGTTTATAGACAGCTATTTGGTAGAAAATTCGCTCAATCCACTTCTACAACAAATCGAGCTTCGAATGAAGAATTTATTGATGAATTGTTTAATGTTAATATCGAATATAATATTGTTTTGGAGTGTGAAATTACACAAGATGGTTTTCGAAAAGCACTTCTTTCAGACTTTTTAAAAAGTAGATTTAAGATTAAAAATAGAAAATCTCTTGATTTTGAAATTATAAAATCAGATATTCCAGATGATCTTTTGTCTGATGTTAAATATTATTGGAAAGTAAGAAATATTGGAGCTGAGGCGATTAGAAGAAATTGTGAGCGTGGTGCTATTTTTTCAGGTAAAATAAAACATCACGAAGATTCTCAGTTTAAAGGAGACCACTATGTTGAATGTTATGCTGTTTTAGATAATACGGTTATAGCAAGAGATAGAATAACAGTCCCTATCGATCCGTTACGTGGAAGAGATTTTATAGAGTAG
- the trmFO gene encoding methylenetetrahydrofolate--tRNA-(uracil(54)-C(5))-methyltransferase (FADH(2)-oxidizing) TrmFO: MSQSYINVIGAGLAGSEAAYQIAERGIPVKLYEMRGVKSTPQHKTDNFAELVCSNSLRGDALTNAVGLLKEEMRRLGSVILKSAEATRVPAGGALAVDRDGFSQMVTEKVTNHPLIEVVRDEITELPTDVITVVATGPLTSDALAEKIHALNDGDGFYFYDAAAPIIDVNTIDMSKVYLKSRYDKGEAAYLNAPMTKQEFMDFHEALVNAEEAPLNSFEKEKYFEGCMPIEVMAKRGIKTMLYGPMKPVGLEYPDDYTGPRDGEFKTPYAVVQLRQDNAAGSLYNIVGFQTHLKWGEQKRVFQMIPGLENAEFVRYGVMHRNSYMDSPNLLEQTYRSKKQPNLFFAGQMTGVEGYVESAASGLVAGINAARLFKGESEAIFPETTAIGSLAHYITHADSKHFQPMNVNFGIIKELEGERIRDKKARYEKIAERALSDLEEFLTV; encoded by the coding sequence GTGTCTCAATCTTATATCAATGTTATCGGTGCTGGTTTGGCAGGTTCTGAAGCAGCCTACCAAATTGCAGAGCGTGGTATTCCAGTTAAACTTTATGAAATGCGTGGTGTCAAGTCAACACCTCAACACAAAACAGACAATTTTGCAGAGTTAGTTTGTTCTAATTCCCTTCGTGGAGATGCTCTGACAAATGCAGTGGGTCTTCTCAAGGAAGAAATGCGTCGCTTGGGTTCTGTTATTTTGAAATCTGCTGAAGCAACCCGTGTTCCTGCAGGTGGTGCTCTTGCGGTGGACCGTGATGGTTTCTCCCAAATGGTGACCGAAAAAGTTACCAACCATCCCTTGATTGAAGTGGTTCGTGATGAAATTACAGAATTACCGACAGATGTTATCACAGTTGTCGCTACTGGTCCCTTGACCAGCGATGCCCTAGCTGAGAAGATTCATGCTCTTAATGATGGCGATGGTTTCTATTTCTACGATGCGGCAGCGCCTATTATCGATGTCAATACTATCGATATGAGCAAGGTCTATCTCAAGTCTCGTTATGATAAGGGAGAAGCCGCTTATCTCAACGCTCCCATGACCAAGCAAGAGTTTATGGATTTCCATGAAGCCTTGGTCAATGCGGAAGAAGCACCGCTCAATTCCTTTGAAAAAGAAAAGTACTTTGAAGGATGTATGCCTATCGAAGTTATGGCCAAACGTGGCATTAAAACTATGCTTTATGGTCCTATGAAACCAGTCGGTCTGGAGTATCCAGACGACTACACAGGACCTCGTGATGGCGAATTTAAAACACCTTATGCGGTTGTGCAACTTCGTCAGGATAATGCGGCTGGTAGCCTATACAATATTGTTGGTTTCCAGACCCACCTCAAATGGGGAGAACAAAAGCGTGTCTTCCAAATGATTCCAGGTCTTGAAAATGCGGAGTTTGTTCGTTATGGTGTTATGCACCGCAATTCTTATATGGATTCACCAAATCTTCTTGAACAGACTTACCGTTCTAAGAAACAACCAAATCTCTTCTTTGCTGGTCAGATGACGGGTGTGGAAGGTTATGTTGAATCAGCGGCGTCAGGCTTAGTTGCGGGAATTAACGCGGCTCGTCTTTTCAAGGGAGAAAGCGAGGCTATTTTCCCAGAAACAACAGCGATTGGAAGCTTAGCTCATTACATCACTCATGCCGACAGCAAACATTTCCAACCAATGAATGTCAACTTTGGGATTATCAAGGAGTTGGAAGGCGAGCGTATTCGTGATAAGAAGGCTCGTTATGAAAAAATTGCAGAGCGCGCTCTTAGCGACTTAGAAGAATTTTTAACGGTCTAA
- the pyrH gene encoding UMP kinase, which yields MANPKYKRILIKLSGEALAGERGVGIDIQTVQTIAKEIQEVHSLGIEIALVIGGGNLWRGEPAAEAGMDRVQADYTGMLGTVMNALVMADSLQQVGVDTRVQTAIAMQQVAEPYVRGRALRHLEKGRIVIFGAGIGSPYFSTDTTAALRAAEIEADAILMAKNGVDGVYNADPKKDKTAVKFEELTHRDVINKGLRIMDSTASTLSMDNDIDLVVFNMNQPGNIKRVVFGENIGTTVSNNIEEKE from the coding sequence ATGGCGAATCCCAAGTATAAACGTATTTTAATCAAGTTATCAGGTGAAGCCCTTGCCGGTGAACGAGGCGTAGGGATTGATATCCAAACAGTTCAAACAATCGCAAAAGAGATTCAAGAAGTTCATAGCTTAGGTATCGAAATTGCCCTTGTTATTGGTGGAGGAAATCTCTGGCGTGGCGAACCTGCTGCTGAAGCAGGAATGGACCGCGTTCAGGCAGATTACACAGGAATGCTTGGGACTGTTATGAATGCTCTTGTGATGGCAGATTCATTGCAACAAGTTGGTGTTGATACGCGTGTGCAAACAGCTATTGCCATGCAACAGGTGGCAGAGCCTTATGTCCGTGGACGTGCCCTTCGTCACCTTGAAAAAGGCCGTATCGTTATCTTTGGTGCTGGAATTGGTTCACCTTACTTCTCAACAGATACAACAGCGGCCCTTCGTGCGGCTGAAATCGAAGCGGATGCCATCCTTATGGCTAAAAATGGTGTCGATGGTGTTTACAATGCCGATCCTAAGAAAGACAAGACAGCTGTTAAATTTGAAGAATTGACCCACCGTGATGTTATCAACAAAGGTCTTCGTATCATGGACTCAACAGCTTCAACCCTTTCAATGGATAACGACATTGACTTGGTTGTCTTCAACATGAACCAACCAGGCAACATCAAACGTGTCGTATTTGGTGAAAATATCGGAACAACAGTTTCAAATAATATCGAAGAAAAGGAATAA
- the frr gene encoding ribosome recycling factor: MANAIIEKAKERMTQSHQSLAREFGGIRAGRANASLLDRVHVEYYGVETPLNQIASITIPEARVLLVTPFDKSSLKDIERALNASDLGITPANDGSVIRLVIPALTEETRRDLAKEVKKVGENAKVAVRNIRRDAMDEAKKQEKAKEITEDELKTLEKDIQKVTDDAVKHIDDMTANKEKELLEV, from the coding sequence ATGGCTAACGCAATTATTGAAAAAGCTAAAGAGAGAATGACCCAGTCTCACCAATCACTTGCTCGTGAATTTGGTGGTATCCGTGCTGGTCGTGCCAATGCAAGCTTGCTTGACCGTGTACATGTAGAATACTACGGAGTAGAAACTCCTCTTAACCAAATCGCTTCAATTACGATTCCAGAAGCGCGTGTTTTGTTGGTGACACCATTTGACAAGTCTTCATTGAAAGACATCGAACGTGCCTTGAACGCTTCTGATCTTGGTATCACACCAGCTAACGATGGTTCTGTGATTCGTTTGGTTATCCCAGCTCTTACAGAAGAAACTCGTCGTGACCTTGCTAAAGAAGTGAAGAAGGTCGGCGAAAATGCTAAAGTGGCTGTTCGCAATATCCGTCGTGATGCTATGGACGAAGCCAAGAAACAAGAAAAAGCAAAAGAAATCACTGAAGACGAATTGAAGACTCTTGAAAAAGACATTCAAAAAGTAACAGATGATGCTGTCAAACACATCGACGACATGACTGCCAACAAAGAGAAAGAACTTTTGGAAGTCTAA
- the cvfB gene encoding RNA-binding virulence regulatory protein CvfB — translation MNTNLASFIVGLIIDENDRFYFVQKDGQTYALAKEEGQHTVGDTVKGFAYTDMKQKLRLTTLEVTATQDQFGWGTVTEVRKDLGVFVDTGLPDKEIVVSFDILPELKELWPKKGDQLYIRLEVDKKDRIWGLLAYQEDFQRLARPAYNNMQNQNWPAIVYRLKISGTFVYLPENNMLGFIHPSERYAEPRLGQVLDARVIGFREVDRTLNLSLKPRSFEMLENDAQMILTYLESNGGFMTLNDKSSPDDIKATFGISKGQFKKALGGLMKAGKIKQDQFGTELI, via the coding sequence ATGAATACAAATCTTGCAAGTTTTATCGTTGGACTGATCATCGATGAAAATGACCGTTTTTACTTTGTGCAAAAGGATGGTCAAACCTATGCTCTTGCCAAGGAAGAAGGTCAGCATACAGTAGGGGATACGGTTAAAGGTTTCGCCTATACAGATATGAAGCAAAAGCTCCGCTTGACCACTTTAGAAGTGACTGCTACTCAGGATCAATTTGGTTGGGGAACTGTAACGGAAGTACGCAAGGACTTGGGTGTCTTTGTGGATACAGGCCTTCCTGACAAGGAAATCGTTGTGTCATTCGATATTCTCCCTGAACTTAAGGAACTCTGGCCTAAGAAGGGTGACCAACTCTACATCCGTCTTGAAGTGGACAAGAAAGACCGTATCTGGGGGCTCTTGGCCTATCAAGAAGACTTCCAACGTCTGGCTCGTCCTGCCTACAACAACATGCAGAACCAAAACTGGCCAGCCATTGTTTACCGCCTCAAGATATCAGGAACTTTTGTTTACCTGCCAGAAAATAACATGCTTGGCTTTATCCATCCTAGCGAGCGCTATGCAGAGCCACGTTTGGGTCAAGTTTTAGATGCGCGCGTTATTGGGTTCCGTGAAGTGGACCGTACCTTGAACCTCTCCCTCAAACCACGTTCCTTTGAGATGTTGGAAAATGATGCCCAGATGATTTTAACCTATTTGGAAAGCAATGGCGGTTTCATGACCTTAAATGATAAGTCATCCCCAGACGACATCAAGGCAACCTTTGGCATTTCTAAAGGTCAGTTCAAGAAAGCACTTGGCGGCTTGATGAAGGCTGGCAAAATCAAGCAAGACCAGTTTGGGACAGAGTTGATTTAG
- a CDS encoding YozE family protein, with protein MRKSFYTWLMTERNPKSNSPKAILADLAFEESAFPKHTDDFDEVSRFLEEHASFSFNLGDFDAIWQEYLEH; from the coding sequence ATGAGAAAATCATTTTACACTTGGCTCATGACTGAGCGCAATCCTAAAAGTAACAGTCCCAAGGCTATCTTAGCAGACCTCGCTTTTGAAGAGTCAGCCTTTCCAAAACACACAGATGATTTTGATGAGGTGAGTCGCTTTCTGGAAGAACATGCCAGTTTCTCTTTCAACCTAGGAGACTTTGACGCTATCTGGCAAGAATACTTAGAACACTAG